In Alteromonas mediterranea DE, a single genomic region encodes these proteins:
- a CDS encoding prepilin peptidase — MDAIITLSQLYPAIFYTLIFLVSLMVGSFLNVVIYRLPIMMERSWQQEYQSYFTDGDTSLDTPNAPSQDDTFNLVKPDSTCPSCGHKIRAWENIPVISYLFLKGKCAKCKVAISVRYPLVELFTAIACTFAAYQFGATPQALWAVVFTYVLVALLFIDLDKMLLPDQLTLPLLWLGLLLSTQNIFVGTTDAIIGATAGYLSLWSVYWLFKLVTGKEGMGYGDFKLLAALGAFTGWQGLPVIILLSSLVGAIAGIAIMVVQNKGKSLAIPFGPYLAVAGWLTLLFKAEIITTYLDYVL; from the coding sequence ATGGACGCTATAATAACCCTTAGCCAGCTATACCCCGCTATATTCTATACCCTTATCTTCTTAGTGAGCTTAATGGTTGGCAGCTTTTTAAATGTAGTGATCTACCGCTTACCCATTATGATGGAGCGCAGCTGGCAGCAGGAATACCAAAGCTATTTTACCGACGGTGATACCAGTTTAGATACACCTAACGCTCCATCGCAAGACGATACCTTTAACCTGGTAAAACCAGACAGCACCTGCCCCAGCTGCGGCCACAAAATTCGCGCATGGGAAAACATTCCTGTTATTAGTTACCTATTTCTAAAGGGCAAATGTGCTAAGTGCAAGGTAGCTATTTCAGTACGCTATCCGCTGGTTGAGCTTTTCACTGCAATCGCCTGCACCTTCGCAGCCTATCAATTTGGTGCAACGCCTCAAGCGCTTTGGGCCGTGGTTTTTACCTACGTACTCGTGGCTTTGCTATTTATCGATTTAGATAAAATGTTGTTGCCAGACCAGCTCACGCTCCCTTTGCTTTGGCTTGGGCTGCTGTTAAGTACTCAAAACATTTTTGTTGGTACGACCGACGCCATTATTGGCGCGACGGCAGGCTATTTAAGCTTGTGGTCAGTATATTGGTTATTTAAGCTTGTTACGGGCAAGGAAGGCATGGGCTATGGCGATTTTAAATTGCTTGCCGCCTTAGGTGCGTTCACAGGCTGGCAAGGGCTCCCCGTTATCATCTTACTTTCATCACTGGTGGGCGCCATTGCAGGTATTGCTATTATGGTTGTGCAAAATAAGGGGAAATCCTTAGCCATCCCCTTTGGCCCTTACCTTGCTGTAGCAGGGTGGCTTACGCTGCTTTTTAAAGCTGAAATTATCACTACTTACCTTGATTACGTGCTTTAA
- the coaE gene encoding dephospho-CoA kinase (Dephospho-CoA kinase (CoaE) performs the final step in coenzyme A biosynthesis.) gives MATSRPPFVVGLTGGIGSGKTAATDLFKQRGIDIVDADEVARDVVALGSEGLSKITERFSPTILLEDGSLNRAALREKVFANSEEKNWLNGLLHPLIRTRMQQLIGESSSPYCILSVPLLVENKLTEMCNYVVVVDCPETMQLERALKRDGSSAETIKSIMASQASREERIKAADKVLDNSTXLSALEDQVSKLHEMLLKRYAK, from the coding sequence ATGGCAACATCCCGACCTCCATTTGTAGTAGGGTTAACTGGCGGCATTGGTAGTGGAAAAACTGCTGCCACCGACCTTTTTAAACAACGCGGTATAGATATTGTTGACGCAGACGAGGTCGCTCGGGATGTGGTAGCGCTTGGGTCTGAAGGCTTAAGTAAGATTACAGAGCGCTTTAGCCCCACTATTTTACTTGAAGATGGCAGCCTCAACCGTGCGGCGCTTCGGGAAAAAGTGTTTGCAAACAGCGAAGAGAAAAACTGGCTAAATGGATTACTTCACCCCCTTATTCGCACGCGTATGCAACAGCTTATTGGCGAATCATCCTCGCCCTACTGCATTTTATCAGTACCGCTTTTAGTGGAAAACAAGCTTACGGAAATGTGTAACTATGTCGTAGTGGTAGATTGCCCTGAAACCATGCAGCTTGAACGCGCGCTAAAGCGAGACGGTAGTTCAGCAGAGACCATAAAAAGTATTATGGCGTCTCAAGCCAGCCGAGAAGAACGAATAAAAGCGGCAGATAAAGTTTTGGATAACAGTACAANCTTATCCGCCCTTGAAGACCAAGTCTCAAAACTTCACGAAATGCTGTTGAAACGTTATGCCAAATAA
- the zapD gene encoding cell division protein ZapD — MGNAVFEFPLKEKVRNYLRVEQLLGQLKITAKSEHTHLQLVFFEQLFELLDLIERLDLRSDLTKDLEAHEKNLVYWSKHPKIDSAALEQALKTVLTLRQKLKTDRRFGSMLKDDKLLGAIRQRFAIPGGACSFDLPNLHFWLQQPLEQRHADIHQWLDTLGLLDDAIAVSLSFIRERGQFVDAVADNGFYQGAAEDKNELIRVKCSVDDGYYPTLSGNKYRYALRFMLFSPEEGQSGAVESNIQFRLAAC, encoded by the coding sequence ATGGGTAACGCTGTTTTCGAATTTCCGCTAAAGGAAAAAGTACGTAACTATCTACGTGTTGAGCAGCTGCTTGGACAACTAAAAATTACGGCTAAATCTGAGCATACTCACCTGCAGCTTGTTTTCTTTGAGCAACTTTTCGAACTTTTAGATTTAATTGAAAGGCTAGATTTACGCTCTGATTTAACGAAAGATCTTGAAGCCCACGAAAAGAATCTCGTCTATTGGTCGAAACACCCTAAAATTGACAGCGCAGCGTTAGAGCAAGCCCTTAAAACCGTACTGACATTAAGGCAAAAACTGAAGACCGATCGCCGATTTGGCAGTATGTTAAAAGACGACAAACTGCTTGGTGCTATTCGTCAACGGTTTGCGATTCCAGGCGGTGCATGCAGTTTCGACTTGCCTAATTTGCACTTCTGGCTACAGCAACCTCTTGAGCAGCGACACGCTGATATACATCAATGGCTCGATACCTTAGGTCTGCTTGATGATGCTATTGCCGTCAGCCTTTCTTTTATTCGTGAACGTGGTCAGTTTGTCGATGCCGTTGCAGATAATGGCTTTTATCAAGGTGCAGCCGAAGATAAAAATGAACTCATTCGCGTGAAGTGTAGTGTAGACGATGGCTACTACCCTACCCTTAGTGGAAATAAATACCGGTATGCACTGCGCTTCATGCTGTTTTCTCCAGAAGAAGGCCAAAGCGGCGCAGTAGAAAGCAATATTCAGTTTCGCCTCGCTGCCTGTTAA
- the yacG gene encoding DNA gyrase inhibitor YacG: MEVKCPICAKQVVWSPESEFRPFCSKKCQLIDLGEWAAEDRKIAGKPAEDATPKHIDVEEIEAMLAEQSDDFFKH, encoded by the coding sequence ATGGAAGTGAAGTGTCCTATTTGTGCTAAACAGGTCGTGTGGAGCCCTGAAAGTGAGTTTCGCCCTTTTTGCAGTAAGAAATGCCAGCTTATCGATTTAGGTGAGTGGGCGGCTGAAGATAGAAAGATTGCCGGTAAACCAGCAGAAGATGCCACCCCAAAGCATATTGATGTTGAAGAAATAGAAGCCATGCTAGCCGAGCAGTCTGACGACTTTTTTAAGCACTAA
- a CDS encoding aspartoacylase, translating to MFNSIALVGGTHGNETSGIQLIRNWQQFGLPARFDELNVSLSIANEAALAANVRFVEEDLNRQFTLAGLANESRAKEAVLAKSLNQQLGPKGNSKTDFVIDIHNTTSEMGATLIILEVDEFHTQLARYVKHHMPEANILVEDEKPYLDHGYLCTTGKKGVMIEVGGQPQGMLREDVYLLTQTMAEVILDFCMAYNNGSISTDNLPQCEAFRLGENVGFPLDENGQRTAMIHHALQDSDFKPLMPGMPVFRTFDGKDITWNSDKETYPHFINEAAYFKLDVAFATAQRIIL from the coding sequence ATGTTTAATTCTATCGCGCTTGTTGGTGGTACACATGGAAATGAAACCAGTGGTATTCAACTGATTCGAAACTGGCAACAGTTCGGCCTTCCTGCTCGATTCGACGAACTAAACGTTTCTTTATCTATTGCCAACGAAGCAGCGCTGGCTGCTAATGTTCGTTTTGTTGAAGAAGACCTAAATAGGCAGTTCACCTTAGCGGGACTTGCGAATGAGAGTCGCGCCAAAGAAGCAGTACTGGCTAAGTCATTAAACCAACAACTCGGCCCTAAGGGGAATTCAAAGACTGACTTTGTGATTGACATTCACAACACCACCAGCGAAATGGGCGCAACGTTAATCATTCTGGAAGTTGACGAATTCCATACCCAGTTAGCGCGTTATGTGAAGCATCACATGCCCGAAGCCAATATTCTGGTGGAAGACGAAAAGCCTTATCTTGACCATGGTTACTTGTGTACCACGGGCAAAAAAGGCGTGATGATAGAAGTGGGCGGCCAGCCACAGGGGATGTTACGAGAAGATGTGTACCTTCTAACGCAAACCATGGCCGAGGTCATTTTAGACTTCTGCATGGCTTATAACAACGGCAGTATATCAACTGACAACTTGCCACAATGCGAAGCATTTCGCTTAGGTGAAAACGTCGGGTTTCCGCTGGATGAAAATGGTCAGCGTACTGCAATGATTCACCACGCCCTTCAAGATAGTGATTTCAAGCCGTTAATGCCGGGTATGCCTGTGTTTAGAACGTTTGACGGGAAAGATATTACTTGGAACAGTGATAAAGAAACTTACCCTCACTTCATTAACGAAGCCGCTTACTTCAAGCTAGACGTGGCGTTTGCTACGGCCCAGCGTATTATTCTGTAA
- a CDS encoding methyl-accepting chemotaxis protein, with protein MKVLEKAKQYYETVLAEKIKVLKEKTGSMQDSLLLWGGLLSVALVGIVGSLNIPLELMGVQAGVLMTILGMASFMPWYVRRQNQVFTNKLKSQESYLQETSSQLSETHTQVNDYVAILKGQMDGISAITEDASMELMKALYEIESSIQDSIDNVELGQKDALSCKEKSADEFELAAQRLSNIKEMIRTQREQQIADTEAIQGVMREVENLKELTELVKNIASQTNLLALNAAIEAARAGEYGRGFAVVAEQVRILSSQSSDAAEKIETGIKSALDAAHMQGEKMLNSTRANDTCELLTGFSESLENITAHYRALEDLNPKMLACFSQSATEVAFKVSGAIAKIQFQDIIRQRTEHVKLEQDAIVSLFGQFSSYINNREHFDESFNLSTKEMFEKYVMEDQRKIHFDINESSPEEKNEFEEAREPKIELF; from the coding sequence ATGAAAGTACTTGAAAAAGCAAAGCAGTATTACGAAACAGTGCTCGCTGAGAAAATAAAAGTGCTTAAGGAAAAGACAGGTAGCATGCAGGATTCGCTTTTACTTTGGGGCGGGCTATTGAGCGTGGCATTAGTTGGAATTGTTGGGTCTTTGAACATTCCTCTTGAGTTAATGGGCGTTCAAGCTGGTGTCTTAATGACTATCTTAGGAATGGCCAGTTTTATGCCATGGTATGTACGCAGACAAAACCAAGTGTTTACGAATAAGCTAAAAAGCCAAGAGAGTTATCTGCAGGAAACCTCCTCACAATTAAGCGAAACCCATACTCAGGTTAATGATTACGTGGCCATATTGAAAGGCCAGATGGACGGCATAAGTGCAATAACTGAAGACGCTTCAATGGAGCTAATGAAAGCGCTGTATGAAATTGAAAGCAGTATTCAAGATAGTATAGACAACGTTGAACTAGGCCAGAAAGATGCCCTTAGCTGTAAAGAGAAAAGCGCCGATGAGTTTGAGTTGGCCGCACAGCGCTTGTCTAACATTAAAGAAATGATACGCACGCAACGGGAACAGCAAATTGCCGATACCGAGGCAATTCAAGGCGTTATGCGCGAGGTAGAGAACCTTAAAGAACTAACAGAGCTGGTAAAAAATATTGCTTCGCAAACCAATTTATTAGCCCTTAATGCTGCAATTGAAGCGGCGCGTGCTGGCGAATATGGGCGCGGGTTTGCCGTGGTAGCTGAACAAGTGCGCATTCTATCGTCTCAGTCCTCAGATGCAGCAGAAAAAATTGAAACGGGTATTAAATCTGCCCTCGATGCAGCGCATATGCAGGGCGAAAAAATGCTGAACTCAACACGAGCAAATGACACGTGCGAATTACTAACAGGGTTTTCTGAGTCGCTGGAAAATATAACTGCACACTATCGTGCACTAGAAGATCTTAACCCCAAGATGCTGGCGTGCTTCTCACAAAGTGCAACAGAGGTTGCATTTAAAGTAAGTGGGGCAATCGCAAAAATTCAATTCCAAGATATTATTCGCCAGCGTACCGAACATGTGAAGCTAGAGCAAGATGCCATTGTTAGTCTGTTTGGACAGTTTTCTTCTTACATTAACAACCGCGAGCATTTTGATGAGTCGTTTAATTTAAGCACCAAAGAAATGTTTGAAAAATATGTGATGGAAGACCAGCGTAAAATCCACTTTGATATTAATGAATCTTCGCCAGAAGAAAAGAATGAGTTTGAAGAGGCAAGAGAGCCTAAGATAGAACTGTTTTAA
- a CDS encoding response regulator — MSAIHLVDDSATMLMSMEMLLKRAGYTVTKSESAEAAMAALESISPKLIITDLNMPGMNGIELIKTLKQQSKFRFTPMLMLTTESQQSRREEAKAAGATGWLVKPVEPEQLLGVVKQLVPAA; from the coding sequence ATGAGCGCAATACACTTAGTAGATGATTCAGCAACAATGCTAATGAGTATGGAAATGCTGCTTAAACGGGCAGGGTATACAGTGACAAAATCAGAAAGTGCGGAGGCAGCGATGGCGGCACTTGAGTCCATATCCCCCAAATTGATAATAACAGATCTAAACATGCCGGGTATGAACGGTATAGAGCTAATAAAAACACTAAAGCAGCAATCTAAATTTAGATTTACCCCCATGTTGATGTTAACCACGGAGTCGCAGCAAAGTCGTCGAGAAGAAGCGAAAGCTGCTGGTGCTACAGGCTGGCTTGTCAAACCCGTCGAGCCAGAGCAATTGTTAGGTGTAGTAAAGCAGTTGGTACCAGCTGCATAA
- a CDS encoding ParA family protein: MVNSNDEQQEQRVVRMKVITVANRKGGTAKTTTVVNLAYGFAQAGKRVMVIDLDNQGHVMHGLKALGCAPQNEVTELPISHFFTSILKCSENIYATDVDTNKANTNDNVTLDTLRNWCDSDCVTRHFDVVLIDTPPTLSPQLMAALSAATDIVIPATPLPLATDGVQKLLTACRNAMAQQKFRATTLTILPVMVEQNLKLHRQQLSEWYERYGRSKVLVPIRKSIKLAEAFAQNKPVFAYAPNSRGAHDYTELCKQLIG; the protein is encoded by the coding sequence TTGGTTAACTCAAATGATGAACAACAAGAGCAACGTGTGGTGCGAATGAAAGTGATCACGGTAGCTAATCGCAAGGGCGGTACTGCAAAAACGACGACGGTCGTAAATCTTGCCTATGGGTTTGCACAGGCGGGCAAGCGAGTAATGGTGATAGATCTCGATAATCAAGGTCACGTAATGCACGGTTTAAAAGCGCTAGGGTGCGCGCCTCAAAACGAGGTGACTGAGTTACCGATTAGCCATTTCTTTACGTCAATTTTGAAATGTTCAGAAAACATATACGCTACGGATGTGGATACGAACAAGGCTAATACCAACGATAACGTTACGCTAGATACCCTACGAAACTGGTGTGATTCAGATTGCGTTACAAGGCATTTTGACGTTGTACTTATCGATACACCGCCAACATTAAGTCCGCAATTGATGGCCGCGCTATCAGCCGCGACTGATATTGTGATCCCAGCTACACCTTTGCCACTTGCCACTGATGGCGTACAAAAACTATTAACAGCCTGCAGAAACGCCATGGCGCAACAAAAATTTAGAGCCACTACGCTGACTATATTGCCCGTTATGGTTGAGCAAAACCTAAAGCTTCATCGCCAGCAACTGAGTGAATGGTACGAGCGCTACGGGCGCAGCAAAGTGCTAGTACCTATAAGAAAGAGCATCAAATTAGCCGAGGCATTTGCACAAAACAAACCGGTTTTTGCTTATGCGCCTAACAGTCGTGGCGCGCACGACTATACTGAATTATGTAAACAACTAATCGGCTAA
- a CDS encoding chemotaxis protein CheA: protein MSELLDVFIGESRENLESASQELLEIQSSGPASERVDKIFRDLHTIKGSSDLFDIKPLTRLAHAAEDLLDSIRANEVAFSEGIGDLLLEALDQISIWFDELEVGSQDLEQWQPISVSLGAQLRHFIDPDASESTSYEHKAVLSNESSSVNQSLTDTQRELLADFSENADLKLLCQTDGPHCYLIQYTPDEGCFFRGEDPINVALALPGLKAFNIAMPELDHDADIYNCATSINALGCAEENAIKQHMAYYEGQYKATFFSTQALCASCASKIAENIAKIPDETLTGALADNNLEQINASAGLLLASQDFSDADCDDAKRATLQFLSTASELDFLREAESGSNAETAESANESISQSQSNDAVASTADTSSASILGNADEDAPFEFNAKPSDISARTEKILALHEKAILTQQLTLLNSDNYKSEFMFPSIAGLVGNILGETFSDEDAVAVAICNALDDETINEQAEETQKQQSTEAASAEATQAANTSESKADPSESTVDSPESNAVNSQGDSPQPAKAERQAVKMLKVDQAKIDYLMDIVGELTVAKNSLPYLAKQAEEEGGSRKLSKQIKAHFSIVNRLTESLQSAVLQIRMVPVSHVFQRYPRLVRDLARKLDKKIELCMQGEDTEFDKNLIESLSEPLIHLLRNSIDHGIESPSERIEAGKSEMGRIDLIATPLDDSVIIEIRDDGKGIDPHKIKLLAFQKGVISEAQLESLDDNEALQLIFAAGFSTSEQVSDLSGRGVGMDAVKTMVSQAGGTIEMHSEVGVGTTFKLLLPQTMSVNRVMMFEVNDQMFGVGMDAVVETVKVPTSDIQRIRNEHVLVIREKLIPVCNLREALGFDEAQDKEEQSILVVSTPQGEFGLVIDKFHEGIDVIQKPLEGVLAGYAHFSGTALLGDGRVLLIINVQEVLAKCL from the coding sequence ATGAGTGAGTTACTTGATGTATTCATCGGAGAGTCGCGAGAAAACCTAGAGTCGGCGAGCCAAGAATTACTAGAAATTCAATCTTCGGGGCCTGCGTCAGAACGCGTAGATAAAATCTTCCGGGACTTACACACCATCAAAGGGTCGTCCGATTTATTTGATATTAAACCCTTAACTCGGTTAGCCCATGCGGCAGAGGACTTGCTCGATAGTATAAGAGCGAACGAGGTGGCTTTTAGTGAGGGTATTGGCGATTTATTGCTTGAGGCTTTAGATCAAATTTCCATATGGTTCGACGAACTAGAGGTGGGTTCCCAAGACCTTGAGCAATGGCAACCTATATCGGTTAGCCTAGGTGCACAGCTAAGGCATTTTATCGATCCCGATGCATCAGAAAGCACTAGTTACGAACATAAAGCGGTATTAAGTAACGAATCGTCATCAGTTAATCAAAGTCTCACTGACACTCAAAGAGAGCTTTTGGCTGACTTTAGCGAAAACGCAGACCTTAAGCTGTTGTGTCAGACTGACGGGCCGCATTGCTATCTTATTCAATACACACCTGATGAAGGCTGTTTCTTTCGCGGCGAAGACCCTATTAATGTTGCGCTAGCTTTACCTGGCCTTAAGGCTTTCAATATTGCCATGCCTGAACTAGACCATGACGCAGACATTTATAACTGCGCGACCAGTATTAACGCGCTAGGTTGTGCAGAAGAAAATGCGATTAAACAGCACATGGCCTACTACGAAGGGCAATATAAGGCTACTTTTTTCTCAACTCAGGCGTTGTGCGCCAGTTGCGCTAGCAAAATCGCAGAAAATATTGCCAAAATCCCTGATGAAACATTAACCGGTGCGTTAGCAGATAATAATCTTGAACAAATTAATGCAAGTGCAGGGCTGTTGCTTGCCTCTCAGGATTTTAGTGACGCTGACTGTGATGATGCCAAGCGCGCGACATTGCAATTTTTATCAACCGCAAGTGAGCTGGATTTTCTTCGTGAGGCAGAGTCAGGCAGTAACGCGGAAACAGCAGAAAGCGCCAACGAAAGCATAAGCCAAAGCCAGAGCAATGACGCGGTTGCCAGTACAGCAGATACGTCAAGTGCCAGCATCTTGGGCAACGCAGATGAAGACGCTCCTTTTGAATTTAACGCCAAGCCATCAGATATTTCAGCACGCACCGAAAAAATTCTAGCTCTCCATGAAAAGGCAATTCTTACTCAGCAACTTACTCTTTTGAATTCAGACAACTATAAGTCAGAGTTTATGTTCCCCTCTATCGCAGGGCTGGTAGGAAATATCTTAGGCGAAACCTTTAGTGACGAAGACGCCGTGGCGGTTGCCATTTGTAATGCGCTAGATGACGAAACAATCAATGAGCAAGCTGAAGAAACACAGAAGCAACAAAGTACAGAAGCAGCGTCAGCAGAGGCTACGCAGGCGGCAAATACATCAGAAAGCAAAGCTGATCCCTCAGAAAGCACAGTTGATTCCCCAGAAAGTAACGCAGTAAACAGTCAAGGTGACAGCCCGCAACCGGCTAAAGCCGAGCGTCAAGCGGTTAAGATGCTAAAAGTCGACCAAGCTAAAATTGACTACTTAATGGATATTGTTGGCGAACTCACGGTGGCGAAAAACTCATTGCCTTATCTGGCCAAACAAGCCGAGGAGGAAGGAGGAAGCAGAAAGCTCAGTAAGCAGATTAAAGCGCATTTTTCTATTGTTAATCGCTTAACTGAGTCGCTGCAAAGCGCGGTATTGCAGATACGCATGGTACCTGTTTCTCATGTTTTCCAACGCTATCCTCGCTTAGTGAGGGACTTAGCGAGGAAGCTCGATAAAAAAATTGAGCTTTGTATGCAGGGTGAAGACACAGAGTTCGATAAAAACTTAATCGAATCCCTGTCAGAGCCGCTCATCCATTTGTTGAGAAACAGCATCGATCACGGTATTGAGTCACCTTCGGAGCGGATTGAAGCGGGCAAATCAGAAATGGGGCGTATTGACCTTATTGCTACGCCCCTTGATGACAGCGTAATTATTGAAATTCGCGATGATGGTAAAGGGATAGACCCGCATAAAATTAAACTACTCGCCTTTCAAAAAGGGGTCATTAGCGAAGCCCAACTAGAGAGCCTAGACGATAATGAAGCCTTGCAGCTCATATTCGCTGCCGGTTTTTCTACCTCAGAACAAGTCTCAGATTTATCTGGACGCGGTGTCGGCATGGATGCGGTAAAAACCATGGTAAGCCAAGCAGGCGGGACTATCGAAATGCACAGCGAAGTAGGTGTGGGTACGACCTTTAAGTTGTTATTACCTCAAACTATGTCGGTTAATCGCGTAATGATGTTTGAAGTAAACGACCAAATGTTTGGTGTAGGAATGGATGCGGTGGTTGAAACTGTGAAAGTGCCTACCTCTGACATTCAGCGCATTCGCAACGAACATGTTTTGGTGATTCGAGAGAAGCTTATTCCGGTGTGTAATTTGCGTGAGGCGCTGGGTTTTGATGAGGCCCAAGATAAAGAGGAGCAGTCAATCCTTGTGGTTTCTACACCCCAAGGAGAGTTTGGACTCGTCATTGACAAATTTCATGAAGGTATCGATGTCATTCAAAAGCCACTCGAAGGTGTTCTTGCAGGGTATGCACACTTTTCAGGAACCGCATTGCTTGGCGATGGGCGAGTGTTATTAATCATCAATGTACAAGAGGTGTTAGCCAAATGCCTATAG
- a CDS encoding response regulator, which yields MKTVMIVDDASTVRMFHKMLVSSRDRIIEEAENGVEALEKAIGTQVDLFLVDVNMPKMDGYRLCKEIRRNEALRAVPIIMISTESANQDAERAYQCGANYYMTKPVEADMLKSVVSAVIGESANE from the coding sequence ATGAAAACAGTAATGATTGTTGATGATGCCTCTACAGTGAGGATGTTTCATAAAATGCTGGTGTCTTCCCGCGACCGAATAATCGAAGAAGCTGAAAACGGTGTAGAAGCACTTGAAAAAGCCATTGGAACACAAGTCGATTTGTTTTTGGTTGACGTGAATATGCCCAAAATGGACGGATATCGACTGTGCAAAGAAATCCGCCGTAACGAGGCGCTTCGCGCGGTACCCATTATTATGATCAGCACTGAATCAGCAAATCAAGATGCCGAGCGCGCTTACCAATGCGGCGCAAATTACTATATGACCAAGCCTGTTGAGGCAGACATGCTGAAGTCGGTGGTAAGTGCAGTGATTGGAGAGAGCGCCAATGAGTGA
- a CDS encoding CheR family methyltransferase → MSNAALEKIDAADFERFRSMFYRKTGIHFEDSKRYFVDKRLHERMKATGHPNFKSYFTYMRFQASGEEFQNLVNSMTVNETYFFREEYQFEAMTREIMDELDSYRPPGEDLRIWSVPSSTGEEPYSIAIYLIEYWKGLAHRDVELISSDIDSNVLASAKKGLYSKRSVQNIPLPLVKKYFKETNGQYQLSEDIRESVSFTLANILSGSNMKQFRHFDLIFCRNLLIYFDDESRKKAAHVLYDAMKPGGYIFLGHSESMSRISSMFKVRKFGDVIAYQKPLAGGA, encoded by the coding sequence ATGAGTAATGCAGCATTAGAAAAAATAGATGCTGCCGATTTCGAACGGTTTCGCTCTATGTTTTATCGCAAAACCGGGATCCACTTCGAAGATTCGAAGCGCTATTTTGTGGATAAACGTCTCCACGAACGCATGAAAGCCACGGGGCATCCGAATTTTAAAAGCTACTTCACATACATGAGGTTCCAGGCATCCGGCGAAGAGTTTCAAAATCTCGTAAATTCGATGACGGTAAATGAAACCTACTTCTTCCGAGAGGAATATCAGTTCGAAGCCATGACAAGAGAAATTATGGATGAGCTAGACAGCTATCGACCGCCTGGAGAAGATTTAAGAATTTGGTCAGTACCGTCAAGCACGGGTGAAGAGCCGTATTCAATAGCGATCTATCTTATTGAGTACTGGAAAGGTTTAGCTCACAGAGATGTGGAACTGATTTCTTCCGATATCGACAGTAACGTTTTGGCATCAGCGAAAAAAGGGCTGTATTCGAAGCGCTCCGTGCAAAACATTCCGCTTCCGCTGGTAAAAAAATACTTCAAAGAAACAAACGGGCAATATCAGCTAAGCGAAGATATTCGGGAATCAGTGTCATTTACTCTCGCCAATATATTGTCTGGTAGCAATATGAAACAGTTCCGTCACTTTGACCTTATTTTTTGTCGCAACCTGCTTATTTATTTCGACGACGAATCTCGCAAAAAGGCGGCGCATGTACTTTATGACGCGATGAAGCCTGGTGGTTATATCTTTTTAGGTCACAGTGAGTCGATGAGTCGCATTTCATCCATGTTTAAAGTACGCAAGTTTGGCGATGTAATTGCCTATCAAAAGCCGCTTGCAGGAGGGGCATAA
- a CDS encoding HEAT repeat domain-containing protein, translating into MGLKKKADPIASSCDEFEEKRQYPRTTQQLVSDLDSTDRDVRRWAVRDLSGQKGAHDAFLKRLPFEEDPTVIEALFSALEHDMSESHASQVLTMLKSEHVQLRNGAIELMQQNPGVFAANVNLLMQDKDPDTRIFCVDIIGAVAHIEAVNWLHQFALNDDNENVVGTALDKLAEIADASTLDILQTVESRFPNHSYIQFVISLIRSQVRGVDE; encoded by the coding sequence ATGGGGTTAAAAAAGAAAGCGGATCCTATTGCAAGCAGCTGCGATGAGTTTGAAGAAAAACGCCAATATCCGCGAACCACTCAGCAACTTGTTAGCGACCTTGACTCAACTGACCGTGACGTTCGTCGATGGGCGGTTAGGGATTTGAGTGGTCAAAAAGGAGCTCACGACGCGTTTCTTAAACGGTTACCTTTTGAAGAAGACCCCACGGTTATTGAAGCGCTATTCAGTGCACTCGAGCACGATATGTCAGAGAGTCACGCGTCACAAGTACTCACTATGCTTAAAAGCGAACATGTGCAGCTTCGAAACGGTGCCATAGAGTTAATGCAACAAAACCCAGGTGTCTTTGCGGCGAATGTTAACCTTCTAATGCAGGATAAAGATCCAGATACACGTATTTTTTGTGTAGATATCATTGGCGCCGTAGCGCACATTGAAGCGGTAAATTGGCTGCACCAGTTTGCTCTAAACGATGACAATGAAAATGTTGTGGGTACAGCGCTGGATAAACTTGCTGAGATTGCCGATGCATCAACCCTCGACATTTTGCAGACCGTAGAAAGTCGCTTTCCGAATCATAGCTACATTCAATTTGTCATTTCTTTGATAAGAAGTCAGGTAAGGGGCGTCGATGAGTAA